In the genome of Triticum urartu cultivar G1812 chromosome 5, Tu2.1, whole genome shotgun sequence, one region contains:
- the LOC125505993 gene encoding cytochrome P450 81Q32-like, which yields MEKAYIAILSFAFLFLLHYILGKVSNGRRSKGPVHLPPSPRAIPFLGHLHLLEKPFHAALCGLAKRLGPVFSLRLGSRRAVVVSSAECARECFTEHDVIFANRPQFPSQLLVSFDGIALSTSSYGPHWRNLRRVAAVQLLSAHRVACMSGVIEGEVRAMARRLFRASVASPGGAARVELKRRLFELSLSVLMETIAQTKGTRSEADADTDMSVEAQEFKKVVDEIIPHIGAANLWDYLPVLRWFDVFGVRNKILAAVSRRDAFMLRLIDAERRRLDDGGAEGDKKSMIAVLLTLQKTEPEVYTDTMITALCANLFGAGTETTSTTTEWAMSLLLNHPAALRKAQAEIDATVGTSRLVTADDVPRLAYLQCIVSETLRLYPAAPMLLPHQSSADCKVGGYNVPSGTMLMVNAYAIHRDPAAWERPLEFVPERFEDGKAEGRFMIPFGMGRRRCPGETLALRTIGMVLATLVQCFDWERVDGAEVDMTEGGGLTIPKAVPLEAVCRPRPAMRDVLQSL from the exons ATGGAGAAGGCATACATTGCCATCCTCTCCTTCGCCTTCCTCTTCCTGCTCCACTACATTCTAGGCAAGGTCAGCAATGGCAGGCGCAGCAAGGGCCCCGTCCATCTGCCGCCGAGCCCCCGGGCCATCCCATTCCTCGGCCACCTCCACCTCCTGGAGAAGCCGTTCCACGCCGCTCTGTGCGGCCTCGCCAAGCGCCTCGGCCCGGTCTTCTCGCTGCGCCTCGGCTCGCGCCGCGCCGTGGTCGTCTCCTCGGCGGAGTGCGCCAGGGAGTGCTTCACGGAGCACGACGTGATCTTCGCCAACCGGCCCCAGTTCCCCTCGCAGCTGCTCGTGTCCTTCGACGGCATCGCGCTCTCCACGTCCAGCTACGGCCCGCACTGGCGCAACCTCCGCCGCGTCGCCGCCGTGCAGCTGCTCTCTGCGCACCGCGTCGCCTGCATGTCGGGCGTGATCGAGGGCGAGGTGCGCGCCATGGCGCGCCGGCTTTTCCGGGCCTCCGTGGCGTCCCCCGGCGGCGCCGCGCGGGTCGAGCTGAAGCGGAGGCTCTTTGAGCTCTCCCTCAGCGTGCTCATGGAGACCATCGCCCAGACCAAGGGGACCCGGTCGGAGGCCGACGCCGACACGGACATGTCCGTGGAGGCCCAGGAGTTCAAGAAGGTGGTGGACGAGATCATCCCGCACATCGGCGCCGCCAACCTGTGGGACTACCTGCCAGTGCTGCGGTGGTTCGACGTGTTCGGAGTGAGGAACAAGATCCTTGCCGCGGTGAGCAGGAGGGACGCCTTCATGCTGCGTCTCATCGACGCCGAGCGCCGGAGGCTTGACGACGGCGGCGCCGAAGGCGACAAGAAGAGCATGATCGCTGTGTTGCTCACTCTGCAGAAGACGGAGCCGGAGGTGTACACAGATACTATGATCACTGCTCTCTGTGCA AATTTGTTTGGGGCCGGGACGGAGACCACGTCGACGACGACGGAGTGGGCGATGTCGCTGCTGCTGAACCACCCGGCGGCGCTGAGGAAGGCGCAGGCCGAGATCGACGCGACCGTGGGGACCTCCCGGCTGGTGACCGCCGACGACGTGCCGCGGCTCGCCTACCTGCAGTGCATCGTGAGCGAGACGCTGCGGCTGTACCCGGCGGCGCCGATGCTGCTGCCGCACCAGTCGTCCGCGGACTGCAAGGTGGGCGGCTACAACGTGCCGAGCGGCACGATGCTGATGGTGAACGCGTACGCCATCCACCGGGACCCGGCGGCGTGGGAGCGGCCGCTGGAGTTCGTCCCGGAGCGGTTCGAGGACGGGAAGGCCGAGGGGCGGTTCATGATCCCGTTCGGGATGGGCCGGCGGCGGTGCCCCGGGGAGACGCTGGCGCTGCGGACCATCGGCATGGTGCTGGCCACGCTGGTGCAGTGCTTCGACTGGGAGCGCGTCGACGGCGCGGAGGTGGACATGACGGAGGGCGGCGGGCTCACCATCCCCAAGGCCGTGCCTCTCGAGGCCGTGTGCAGGCCGCGCCCGGCCATGCGCGACGTGCTTCAGAGCCTCTGA